The following coding sequences are from one Shewanella violacea DSS12 window:
- the hcp gene encoding hydroxylamine reductase codes for MFCIQCEQTMRTPVGNGCSYAQGMCGKLAETSDLQDLLIYLLQGVSAYAVKAREFDIIDSEVDTFVPKAFFATLTNVNFDDDRIVGYVEHANELRTRLKTAYEAACAASGQTPVELSAPAQLVLGASKPEMLAQAVVALPNRGDVHEDILGLRLLCLYGLKGAAAYMEHARVLSQTNDEIAGEFHEIMAFLGEDSVDGDKLFGTAMEIGQLNYRIMEMLDKGETMAFGHPEPTQVNTVAVKGKAILVSGHDMVDLELILQQTEGKGINVFTHGEMLPALAYPEFKKYPHLVGNYGSAWQNQQKEFANFPGAVVMTSNCIIDPNVGDYSDRIFTRSIVGWPGVTHLTGDDLSLVIDKALELEGFAYDEIPHMITIGFARNALMAAAPGVVENVKNGSIKHFFLIGGCDGDKNERSYFTDLATQAPKDSIIMTLGCGKYKFNKLEFGEINGIPRLLDIGQCNDAYSAIQLALALSEAFECELNELPLSIVLSWFEQKAIVVLLTLLSLGVKNIRTGPTPPAFLSDNLVKILEDKFGLRTTTTAEEDLKTILNAA; via the coding sequence ATGTTTTGTATTCAGTGTGAACAAACAATGAGAACCCCAGTCGGAAATGGCTGTAGTTATGCCCAGGGCATGTGTGGCAAGCTTGCCGAGACTTCTGATCTTCAAGATCTACTCATCTATCTACTTCAGGGTGTCTCGGCCTATGCGGTTAAAGCTCGTGAATTCGATATCATAGACAGCGAAGTCGATACCTTCGTGCCTAAAGCTTTCTTCGCCACCCTGACCAATGTTAACTTCGATGATGACCGAATTGTTGGCTATGTAGAGCATGCGAATGAATTGCGTACACGTTTAAAGACGGCCTATGAAGCTGCATGTGCGGCGTCGGGTCAGACTCCTGTCGAATTGAGTGCGCCAGCTCAGCTAGTCCTGGGTGCATCTAAGCCTGAAATGTTGGCTCAGGCCGTGGTTGCACTGCCAAATCGTGGTGATGTTCACGAAGATATTCTTGGTTTGCGTCTATTGTGCTTATACGGGCTTAAAGGTGCGGCGGCTTATATGGAGCATGCACGCGTGCTAAGCCAGACCAATGATGAAATCGCCGGCGAGTTCCATGAGATCATGGCTTTCTTGGGTGAAGATTCGGTGGATGGCGATAAGCTATTCGGCACCGCGATGGAGATAGGTCAGTTAAACTATCGCATCATGGAGATGTTGGATAAAGGCGAAACAATGGCCTTCGGTCATCCTGAGCCGACTCAAGTCAATACGGTTGCGGTGAAAGGTAAGGCTATCTTAGTTTCGGGCCATGATATGGTCGATCTTGAGCTTATTCTGCAGCAGACTGAGGGCAAGGGCATCAATGTCTTTACCCATGGTGAGATGTTACCGGCTCTGGCTTACCCTGAATTTAAGAAATACCCCCATCTAGTGGGTAACTACGGCAGCGCTTGGCAGAATCAACAGAAAGAATTCGCCAACTTCCCCGGCGCCGTGGTAATGACTTCTAACTGTATTATCGATCCCAATGTTGGTGATTATTCAGACCGTATCTTTACCCGCAGTATCGTGGGTTGGCCAGGTGTTACCCATCTGACTGGCGACGATCTTAGCCTAGTTATAGACAAAGCCTTGGAGCTAGAAGGATTTGCCTATGACGAAATTCCTCATATGATCACCATAGGCTTCGCCCGTAATGCATTGATGGCTGCGGCTCCTGGCGTAGTCGAGAATGTGAAGAATGGCTCGATTAAGCATTTCTTCCTTATCGGTGGCTGTGACGGCGATAAGAATGAGCGTAGCTATTTTACCGATTTAGCGACTCAGGCTCCTAAAGATTCGATCATCATGACCTTAGGTTGTGGTAAGTATAAGTTCAACAAACTCGAGTTTGGTGAAATCAATGGAATCCCGCGTCTGCTCGATATTGGTCAGTGTAACGATGCTTATTCTGCCATCCAACTGGCGCTAGCGCTATCTGAGGCATTTGAGTGCGAACTCAATGAGCTGCCTTTGAGCATAGTGCTTTCATGGTTTGAGCAAAAAGCGATTGTAGTCTTGCTGACCTTGTTGTCATTAGGCGTTAAGAATATCCGCACCGGTCCGACTCCACCTGCCTTCCTGAGTGATAACCTGGTTAAGATTCTAGAAGATAAATTTGGTCTACGTACCACGACAACTGCCGAAGAAGATCTTAAAACTATCTTGAACGCCGCTTAA